Sequence from the Candidatus Glassbacteria bacterium genome:
ACATCTCAAGCGGCACGGAGTGGGAAGCCGGGGTCGGCTGCTCGCGAGCCGTGCGGGTGTAAGTGGATGCACGGGGTTGTGTTTTTCCTTTTCTCGCGTCCAAACAACCCCCGCCCCCGATTTGGCGGGTAAGGGGGAATTTAATAATGCGTGTAGGGGCGGACCCATGTGTCCGCCCGAAGAGGGCAGGGAATACAGTTTGATTTAGATTCACACTGCTCTTTTGCATTTTGCGCGGGAATTCATCCGCGCAGACCCTCGATAAAACTCTTGATCGCGGCAAGCCCGGCGTCGGTATCCTCTGCGTTGTTGAACGTATCGATCACCTTGCTGCCTACCACGGACACGTCAACCAGGTCCCGCACCTGGGCCACATGCTCGGCCCGGCTGATCCCGAAGCCCAGCGCCAATGGCGTGTCCACCCGGGCGCGCACGTGGCCGATAAAGTCTTTCAACCCGTCAATCTGCTGTTCCCTGGCTCCGGTAATACCCACCCTGGCCGTGCAATAGACAAACCCGCCGGCGTAGCTGCCGATCACCCCGATCCGCTCGTCCGTGCTCGACGGACTCAGGATATAGATCGGGTGCAGTCCCGCGCCGGTGGCGAGTTCGTGATAGTGCTCCATGGGTTCGTCGGGCGGGATATCGGGCACGATCAGGCCGCTGACCCCGGCATTGGCGGAGTCGGTGCAGAAGCGTTCCAGCCCGTAAGTGAACGGGATATTGATATAGGTCATGAACAGCAGGGGCACGCCGCCCATCCGCCGGGCCATCCGCTCGGCGAATTTGAGGCAGTCGGCCACTTTAACTCCGCCCTCGAGCGCGGCCAGGTTGGCCTTGAGGATTGTGGGGCCGTCGGCCAGCGGGTCGGTAAACGGTATCTGCAGCTCGATCAGATCGGCGCCGGAATCGCGCAGGGTGAGCAGGATCCGCTCGCTGGCGGCCAGGTCGGGGTAGCCGACCACGATATGCGCCATCAGGCCGTGCCCTCCCTCGTCGCGGAGCCTGCCCAGCCTCTGGTCGATCATGTTGCTGACGGATTTACTCATCGCCGGGGAACCCTTCCTCGACCTTGCGCGCCAGGAAATCGAGCCATTCCCGGTCGCGGAGCGCCTCGGCCACGATAAAGATGTCCTTGTCGCCGCGTCCCGAGAGGTTGACCACGATGATCTTGTCCCGTTCCATGGTCGGGGCGCGCCTGAGCACCTCGGCCACGGCGTGGGCGCTTTCGAGGGCGGGGATGATGCCCTCGGTGCGCATCAGCGTTTTCAATGCCTCTACAGTCTCCTCATCGGTTGCGCTGGTATAGGTCACGCGCCCCCGGTCGTGG
This genomic interval carries:
- a CDS encoding tryptophan synthase subunit alpha — its product is MSKSVSNMIDQRLGRLRDEGGHGLMAHIVVGYPDLAASERILLTLRDSGADLIELQIPFTDPLADGPTILKANLAALEGGVKVADCLKFAERMARRMGGVPLLFMTYINIPFTYGLERFCTDSANAGVSGLIVPDIPPDEPMEHYHELATGAGLHPIYILSPSSTDERIGVIGSYAGGFVYCTARVGITGAREQQIDGLKDFIGHVRARVDTPLALGFGISRAEHVAQVRDLVDVSVVGSKVIDTFNNAEDTDAGLAAIKSFIEGLRG